One Pseudorhodoplanes sinuspersici DNA segment encodes these proteins:
- a CDS encoding ABC transporter substrate-binding protein: MSQRFVSPLPLIAVMAAVLIAGPAVAQQEPCIGNSGPLTGPAAFGGAAVKYGAEVAIDEINEKGGVLGRKLRFVQYDDAGAPPRGVDNTRRIALADKCIAIFGGYHSTVGLAQVDPIQEIGIPYIGTIAANTKIIEHGKTPSSMFRVSAKDKWVAHFLVEQAMKATKNGKIAFIYENTGWGNGAVPDVKAALQAKGKELVTAETFNWNDQDMSAQAIRIRDAGADTLLIWGLDREGNQVLRSLDKIGYKPTMIAAWGLAGNLGELAGPLANGVRVMQTFTWMGDMDAKTKVIWDKIQKKYGLKDPSDLKMGSGTANAYDAVYILAKAIEKAGSYDWAKVRQALYTVEHTGLVANYKPAFDASNPERQDAILPQYYRLTAWHEGKLLPISQTPYGASQ; the protein is encoded by the coding sequence ATGTCGCAACGCTTCGTAAGCCCCCTTCCTCTGATCGCTGTGATGGCGGCCGTGCTGATTGCAGGCCCGGCGGTGGCTCAACAGGAGCCCTGCATCGGAAACAGCGGGCCGTTGACCGGTCCCGCAGCTTTCGGCGGTGCGGCTGTCAAATACGGTGCGGAAGTCGCGATTGACGAAATCAACGAGAAGGGCGGTGTACTCGGCAGGAAGCTGCGTTTCGTCCAGTACGACGATGCCGGCGCTCCGCCACGCGGCGTCGACAATACGCGCCGCATTGCGCTCGCAGACAAATGTATCGCGATCTTCGGCGGCTATCACTCGACTGTAGGTCTTGCTCAGGTCGATCCCATTCAGGAAATCGGAATTCCCTATATTGGCACCATCGCTGCGAACACGAAGATCATCGAGCATGGCAAGACGCCGAGCTCCATGTTCCGCGTCTCCGCCAAGGACAAGTGGGTCGCGCACTTCCTTGTCGAACAGGCGATGAAAGCCACGAAGAACGGCAAGATCGCCTTTATTTACGAGAATACCGGCTGGGGCAACGGCGCTGTGCCCGACGTCAAGGCCGCATTGCAGGCCAAGGGCAAGGAACTCGTAACCGCCGAGACGTTCAACTGGAACGACCAGGATATGTCGGCGCAGGCGATCCGTATTCGCGACGCCGGTGCGGATACGTTGCTGATCTGGGGACTGGACCGCGAAGGCAATCAGGTCCTGCGCAGTCTCGACAAGATTGGCTACAAGCCGACCATGATTGCCGCTTGGGGCCTCGCTGGAAATCTCGGTGAACTCGCAGGACCGCTCGCCAACGGCGTTCGTGTGATGCAGACCTTCACCTGGATGGGCGATATGGATGCCAAGACCAAGGTGATCTGGGACAAGATCCAGAAGAAATACGGGCTGAAAGATCCGTCCGATCTGAAGATGGGCTCTGGCACCGCCAACGCCTATGACGCGGTCTATATTCTCGCGAAGGCGATCGAGAAGGCCGGATCCTACGACTGGGCGAAAGTGCGTCAGGCACTCTACACCGTGGAGCACACCGGGCTCGTTGCGAATTACAAGCCGGCTTTCGATGCCTCCAATCCTGAACGGCAGGATGCGATTCTTCCGCAATATTACCGCCTGACGGCTTGGCATGAAGGCAAGCTGCTGCCGATCTCGCAGACGCCCTACGGCGCAAGCCAGTAA
- a CDS encoding branched-chain amino acid ABC transporter permease codes for MQTALQYAFSGLAIGGIYALVALGFHIMWSAAKAVNFAHGDTLMLGAVLTIMGMDAGLPFPIAALVSIATSCVFGILLERFAVRPFAKSAASIGWMLTTIAVGIMLEALVTMRFGGFSRPLPSPGVSHAISIFGAGVYPQEVLIPVFAIVVMLGFGWMQRKTLIGRAMQAVAFDRNAAALMGINVNAVFAVSFALAAGLGAAAGILVAPVTQASATMGLILGLKGFAVAIIGGIASAPGVVVAGLAFGIIEKFVEGYISTAAREIIGFSLMILVLLIFPQGLFGKREVFKV; via the coding sequence ATGCAAACTGCCCTTCAATATGCGTTTTCCGGGCTTGCGATCGGCGGCATCTATGCGCTCGTCGCGCTCGGGTTTCACATCATGTGGTCGGCCGCCAAGGCGGTGAATTTCGCGCATGGCGACACGCTGATGCTGGGCGCAGTGCTGACCATCATGGGCATGGATGCGGGGCTGCCATTTCCGATTGCTGCACTCGTTTCAATCGCCACATCCTGCGTGTTCGGAATCCTGCTTGAGCGTTTCGCGGTACGGCCCTTCGCCAAATCGGCGGCGTCGATCGGCTGGATGCTGACTACCATCGCCGTCGGCATCATGCTCGAGGCGCTCGTGACCATGCGCTTCGGCGGGTTCTCGCGGCCGCTGCCGTCGCCCGGCGTGTCGCATGCCATCTCCATTTTTGGCGCGGGCGTGTATCCGCAGGAGGTCCTGATCCCGGTTTTTGCGATCGTGGTCATGCTCGGTTTCGGCTGGATGCAGCGCAAGACGCTGATCGGCCGCGCCATGCAGGCGGTTGCGTTTGATCGCAACGCGGCCGCGCTGATGGGCATCAATGTCAACGCTGTGTTTGCTGTTTCCTTTGCGCTCGCCGCCGGATTGGGCGCAGCAGCCGGCATCCTGGTTGCGCCAGTGACGCAGGCTTCGGCCACGATGGGCCTCATTCTTGGCCTCAAGGGCTTTGCCGTCGCCATCATCGGCGGGATCGCCAGCGCACCGGGCGTTGTCGTCGCCGGGCTTGCGTTCGGGATCATCGAGAAATTCGTCGAAGGCTACATCTCGACCGCCGCGCGCGAGATCATCGGTTTCAGCCTCATGATCCTTGTGTTGCTCATCTTCCCTCAGGGGCTGTTCGGCAAGCGCGAGGTCTTCAAGGTATGA
- a CDS encoding ABC transporter permease subunit → MTSRGSLTGFGLFIAFLVAVPFAAANEYELRLFMLFLIYAVIALGLNILVGLAGLVSLGQAGLFALGAYTGAILATRAGFDLITASISAIVIASLFGALLAYPTVRVRGVYLAVVTIAFGLIVENAAIEWQGLTGGPMGITSIPKPTLFGIPLTGYRYYAVLAVVLVVVAAVTHNLKRSKYGRAMLAVSQSETAARSLGINATGTRTLAFVISAATAGLAGVLYAFLNSYISPDIFTFSDSIRFLLMVIFGGAGTTTGALIGAFILTYLPEYLQQLQYWQKFAYGLLLALVMFVLPLGVFGTAVHLWRRWRPSPRSVNASEGLPIEQALGLTGDPKQRLATELVAQGLTVRFGGLTALNDVSLRVRPADIHALIGPNGAGKSTFVNTITGFYTPDSGRFELSGVPLDGLSPHAIAREGMARTFQNTELFGGMTVLENVMAGYQHRFTYSILDAALRTPRFLREEEDCRRAAIGLLEFVGLTDYGNEVARFLPFGLQRRLEIARALAPAPRLLLLDEPAAGLTVHEIDELDRMIRRISSLGISVLLIEHHVDLIMSVADQVTVLDYGTVIASDTPDEVQRDPRVIEAYFGGSAAIHKVAS, encoded by the coding sequence ATGACGTCGCGCGGCTCGCTTACGGGCTTTGGCCTATTCATCGCGTTTCTCGTCGCCGTCCCGTTCGCGGCCGCAAACGAATACGAATTGCGGCTGTTTATGCTGTTCCTCATCTACGCCGTGATCGCGCTCGGGCTGAATATTCTTGTTGGGCTCGCTGGCCTCGTATCGCTCGGGCAGGCCGGGCTGTTCGCGCTAGGCGCTTATACCGGCGCAATTCTCGCGACCAGGGCCGGCTTTGACCTCATCACGGCAAGTATCTCTGCAATCGTGATTGCGAGCCTGTTTGGTGCCTTGCTTGCCTATCCGACCGTTCGGGTCCGCGGTGTATACCTCGCTGTGGTTACAATCGCCTTCGGCCTGATCGTCGAGAACGCGGCGATCGAGTGGCAGGGTCTGACGGGCGGTCCTATGGGGATCACCTCCATCCCAAAACCGACGTTGTTCGGCATCCCGCTTACGGGATATCGCTATTATGCGGTGCTGGCCGTGGTGCTCGTCGTCGTTGCCGCTGTCACGCACAATCTCAAGCGCTCGAAATACGGGCGTGCGATGCTGGCGGTCTCCCAGAGCGAAACCGCCGCGCGCAGCCTTGGCATCAATGCCACAGGCACCCGTACATTGGCCTTCGTGATCTCGGCGGCGACGGCGGGGCTGGCTGGCGTGCTCTATGCTTTCCTGAACTCCTATATTTCTCCGGACATTTTCACCTTTTCCGATTCCATCCGCTTTCTGCTGATGGTGATTTTTGGCGGCGCGGGAACGACGACCGGCGCGCTGATCGGCGCATTTATCCTCACGTATCTCCCGGAATATCTGCAGCAATTGCAGTACTGGCAAAAGTTTGCCTACGGTTTGCTGCTGGCGCTTGTGATGTTCGTCCTGCCGCTCGGCGTATTCGGGACGGCGGTGCATTTGTGGCGGCGCTGGCGGCCATCACCGCGCTCGGTCAACGCGTCCGAGGGGTTGCCGATCGAGCAGGCGCTTGGGCTGACAGGTGATCCCAAGCAACGGCTGGCGACTGAACTTGTGGCGCAAGGATTGACCGTGCGGTTCGGCGGTCTCACGGCTTTGAATGATGTCTCGCTGCGTGTGCGCCCGGCCGATATTCACGCGTTGATCGGACCGAATGGCGCCGGAAAGTCCACTTTCGTCAACACGATCACCGGATTTTACACGCCCGACAGCGGACGTTTTGAACTCAGCGGCGTCCCGCTGGATGGCCTTTCGCCCCATGCCATCGCGCGCGAGGGAATGGCGAGGACATTCCAGAACACCGAACTGTTCGGCGGCATGACGGTGCTCGAGAATGTCATGGCCGGATATCAGCACCGTTTCACTTATAGCATCCTCGACGCCGCTTTGCGGACGCCGCGTTTCCTGCGCGAAGAGGAGGATTGCCGCCGCGCCGCGATTGGTTTGCTCGAATTCGTCGGATTGACCGACTACGGAAACGAGGTGGCTCGCTTCCTGCCATTCGGTCTGCAACGACGGTTGGAAATCGCCCGCGCCTTGGCGCCAGCGCCAAGGCTTCTGCTGCTCGATGAGCCCGCAGCGGGACTGACTGTCCATGAGATAGATGAGCTCGATCGCATGATCCGGCGGATCTCCTCGCTCGGCATTTCCGTCCTGCTGATTGAGCATCATGTTGACCTGATCATGTCCGTCGCAGATCAGGTAACAGTCCTGGATTACGGCACCGTCATCGCGAGCGACACGCCGGACGAGGTACAGCGCGATCCGCGTGTGATCGAAGCCTATTTTGGTGGTTCGGCGGCCATCCACAAGGTGGCGTCATGA
- a CDS encoding ABC transporter ATP-binding protein — MSEADILLKVTGLHVRYGAATAVRGVDMHVRRGELVAVIGNNGAGKTSILRGISGLVRPSAGQVTFNGVETVSFAAHQKVRLGLAMIPEGRLIFADQTVEDNLILGAYIRWSRERPRIRTEFDEIFDLFPRLKERFHQRAGSLSGGEQQMLAIARGLLSRPALLMIDELSLGLAPKIVDQLMGLLRDLNAKGQTILLVEQLASHALAIAQRAYVVNHGHIELEGTSAELSGSPKVMETFLGKKRNVV, encoded by the coding sequence ATGAGCGAAGCCGACATCCTTCTGAAAGTCACCGGTCTGCATGTGCGCTATGGCGCGGCGACGGCCGTGCGTGGTGTCGATATGCACGTGCGCCGCGGCGAACTGGTTGCTGTGATCGGCAATAACGGCGCGGGGAAAACCTCGATCCTGCGAGGTATATCTGGCCTTGTACGACCGAGTGCCGGGCAGGTGACTTTCAACGGCGTTGAGACTGTCAGTTTCGCCGCGCATCAGAAGGTCAGGCTCGGTCTCGCGATGATTCCCGAGGGACGGTTGATTTTCGCGGATCAAACGGTCGAGGACAATCTGATCCTCGGTGCCTATATCCGATGGTCGCGCGAGCGGCCGCGCATCCGCACTGAGTTTGACGAAATCTTCGATCTTTTCCCGCGTCTGAAGGAGCGATTTCATCAGCGTGCCGGCAGTCTGTCTGGCGGCGAGCAACAGATGCTGGCAATCGCGCGCGGTCTGCTGTCGCGGCCGGCATTGCTGATGATCGACGAACTATCGCTCGGCCTCGCGCCGAAGATCGTCGATCAGCTGATGGGTTTGTTGCGCGATCTGAATGCCAAGGGACAGACGATCCTGCTGGTCGAGCAGTTGGCCTCGCATGCGCTGGCCATCGCGCAGCGTGCCTATGTCGTCAATCACGGTCATATCGAGCTCGAAGGAACGTCCGCGGAACTCTCCGGATCGCCGAAGGTGATGGAGACCTTCCTCGGCAAAAAGCGCAACGTCGTCTGA
- a CDS encoding cyclase family protein — MGQRVIDLSLLIEDNMPAHKLFQRPVMTMHLSHESTLALNLGVPGDAMTFQTNFIATLDHVGTHVDAFRHVNPKGAPVDQMPLEMFMGKAVCFDLRHIPDLGDIAVKDMEEAERKAGIKVDGHIVLLCTGFHKRTYPTLDSVWKNPLLTVEATRWLYDRGSKMHGVEGPSTDKPSDNIFAQHRLCRDLGISHWEWLVNLEEVLGKGEFQFFGVPLKFKGGSGSPVRAFAIVNA; from the coding sequence ATGGGTCAGCGCGTCATCGACTTGAGCCTCTTGATTGAAGACAACATGCCGGCCCACAAGCTGTTTCAGCGGCCTGTCATGACCATGCATCTCAGCCACGAATCGACGCTGGCACTTAATCTCGGCGTTCCGGGCGACGCCATGACGTTCCAGACCAATTTCATTGCAACGCTCGATCACGTCGGCACGCATGTGGACGCGTTCCGTCATGTCAATCCGAAGGGCGCACCGGTCGACCAGATGCCGCTTGAAATGTTCATGGGCAAGGCCGTGTGTTTCGACCTCCGCCATATTCCGGACCTCGGCGACATCGCGGTCAAGGACATGGAAGAGGCCGAAAGGAAGGCCGGCATAAAGGTGGATGGCCACATCGTCCTCCTGTGCACCGGCTTTCACAAGCGCACCTATCCGACGCTGGATTCGGTGTGGAAGAATCCACTGCTAACAGTGGAGGCCACACGTTGGCTCTATGACCGCGGTTCGAAGATGCATGGCGTCGAAGGACCGTCCACCGACAAACCCTCCGACAATATCTTCGCGCAGCACCGGCTCTGCCGCGATCTCGGCATCAGCCACTGGGAGTGGCTGGTGAATCTGGAGGAGGTCCTCGGCAAGGGCGAATTCCAGTTCTTCGGCGTTCCGCTGAAGTTCAAGGGCGGCTCCGGCTCACCGGTCCGCGCTTTCGCGATCGTCAACGCATAA
- a CDS encoding amidase, with the protein MSAEFDAMSAIELRQKIARKELSPVEVTRRALERAEASQSTLNAFFVLLPEAAMAAAREAEDAVMQGKPLGSLHGIPFSAKDLMAVANVPYASGSRAMANNIAAVDAPAVERGKAAGAILIGKSTTSEFGCKPVGDSPLTGITRNPRNLNKTPGGSSAGAAASVAAGITPFALGTDGGGSIRIPCSLTGLAGIKGHFGRVPVWPTSATPTLAHVGPIARNMEDAALLFSAIAGYDGRDPFSVVGPVPDVLAATRAPVAGMRVALSLTLGYARPDADVVAVIEKAGKTLEDLGCIVETVDTVFEKDPADLWTAEFYAGVGTRLRGVVATQRDLLDPAVAEILEAALAQNMRDYYEKVFERYVFREKVRTFFEHYDALVSPVVPVSSLDVGVNIPPHLIDRNLVSWVYYTYPFNLTGQPATTICAGLGDGGMPVGLQIVGRSLGEFDVVRLACAFERVTVPGTAPVRQI; encoded by the coding sequence ATGTCGGCTGAATTCGACGCCATGTCTGCGATTGAGTTGCGGCAGAAGATCGCTCGAAAGGAACTCTCTCCCGTCGAGGTCACCAGACGCGCACTTGAACGAGCAGAGGCAAGCCAGAGCACGCTGAACGCCTTCTTTGTGCTGTTGCCGGAGGCGGCGATGGCGGCGGCGCGCGAAGCGGAAGACGCCGTGATGCAGGGCAAGCCGCTCGGCTCGCTGCACGGCATTCCGTTTTCGGCGAAGGACCTGATGGCGGTCGCCAATGTGCCGTATGCGTCGGGCTCGCGCGCAATGGCGAACAATATTGCTGCCGTCGATGCGCCTGCGGTCGAGCGGGGCAAAGCAGCCGGGGCGATCCTGATCGGCAAGTCCACAACCAGCGAGTTCGGCTGCAAGCCAGTGGGGGACAGTCCGCTCACCGGCATCACGCGTAACCCGAGAAACCTGAACAAGACACCCGGCGGATCGAGCGCCGGTGCGGCCGCCTCGGTCGCCGCCGGCATTACGCCATTTGCGCTTGGCACCGACGGTGGCGGCTCGATCCGCATTCCCTGCAGCCTGACTGGGCTTGCCGGGATCAAGGGGCATTTCGGACGTGTGCCGGTGTGGCCAACGTCGGCGACACCGACGCTCGCACATGTCGGCCCGATTGCGCGCAATATGGAAGATGCTGCACTGCTGTTTTCGGCGATTGCGGGTTACGACGGGCGAGATCCGTTCAGTGTCGTAGGCCCAGTACCTGATGTGTTGGCGGCGACCAGGGCACCCGTCGCCGGCATGCGCGTCGCACTCAGCCTGACGCTAGGTTATGCGCGGCCTGATGCCGATGTCGTGGCGGTGATCGAAAAAGCTGGGAAGACGTTGGAAGACCTCGGCTGTATCGTCGAGACAGTGGACACGGTTTTCGAGAAAGATCCGGCTGATCTCTGGACCGCTGAATTCTACGCCGGTGTCGGTACGCGGCTGCGCGGGGTTGTCGCGACGCAGCGCGATCTGCTCGATCCGGCGGTCGCCGAAATACTGGAGGCCGCGCTCGCGCAGAACATGCGAGACTACTATGAGAAAGTCTTTGAACGTTACGTCTTCCGCGAAAAGGTTCGAACCTTCTTCGAGCATTACGATGCCCTTGTTTCGCCGGTCGTGCCGGTCAGTTCGCTCGATGTCGGCGTGAATATCCCGCCGCATCTTATTGATCGCAATCTAGTTTCCTGGGTGTACTACACCTATCCGTTCAACCTGACCGGCCAGCCGGCGACGACAATCTGCGCCGGGCTGGGCGACGGCGGCATGCCAGTTGGATTGCAGATCGTCGGGCGCTCACTTGGCGAGTTTGATGTTGTGCGGTTAGCATGTGCATTTGAGAGAGTTACTGTACCCGGCACAGCGCCTGTGAGACAGATTTAA
- a CDS encoding tyrosine-type recombinase/integrase, which translates to MLASEIFVGTFVGIESANFQDTNMALTDTNCRNAKARSAPYKLSDGGGLHLLVAPSGARYWRLAYRWMGKQRTLALGVYPAVSLASARDARDEAKRNLAAGSDPSAVKRASRRAAKLSADNTFEAVARDWHDVWKSGRTEFYATQVMRRLQADVLPEIGQRPISEIEPPELLDLLRKVEKRGVHETARRLHQLIGQIFRFAVITGKAKRNPAADLKGALRATGEPKRHKMMPRADLPVFLRSLENDSGEPRTRLALKLVTLTFLRTTELRGGKWSELENLEDPSALWRIPAERMKMRKEHLVPLSRQAVEVIRELRRLSGISDFMFPSPGKEGYMSNNTMLYALYRLGYHGRATTHGFRSLASTILNEHNFNRDWIERQLAHVERNEVRRAYNAAEWLQDRRDMMQWWADYLDRFAMTETKAA; encoded by the coding sequence TTGCTGGCATCCGAAATTTTTGTTGGTACATTCGTTGGCATCGAATCTGCTAATTTCCAAGATACCAACATGGCGTTGACCGATACAAATTGCCGTAACGCAAAGGCCCGATCTGCGCCTTACAAACTGTCAGATGGTGGGGGGCTTCATCTGCTCGTCGCGCCGAGCGGAGCGCGATACTGGCGTCTGGCTTACCGCTGGATGGGGAAGCAGCGCACACTGGCCCTTGGTGTTTATCCTGCCGTTTCTCTTGCGAGCGCCCGTGATGCTCGAGATGAAGCAAAACGCAATCTTGCGGCTGGCTCTGACCCATCTGCGGTGAAGCGAGCAAGCCGCCGAGCAGCGAAGCTGTCGGCCGATAACACGTTTGAGGCAGTGGCGAGAGACTGGCACGACGTTTGGAAGAGCGGACGCACCGAGTTCTATGCGACCCAGGTTATGCGACGGCTGCAAGCGGACGTGCTGCCAGAGATCGGCCAGCGGCCGATCTCCGAAATTGAACCGCCGGAGTTGCTGGATCTCCTCCGTAAAGTGGAAAAACGGGGCGTTCACGAAACGGCTCGTCGTCTCCACCAACTTATTGGTCAGATATTCCGCTTCGCAGTCATTACGGGGAAGGCGAAACGTAATCCTGCTGCGGATCTGAAGGGGGCGTTGCGAGCAACGGGCGAGCCCAAACGTCATAAAATGATGCCGCGGGCAGATCTACCTGTCTTTTTACGGTCTTTGGAGAACGATAGCGGTGAGCCGAGGACTCGCCTTGCGCTGAAGCTCGTGACGCTGACATTTCTCCGGACGACTGAATTGCGCGGCGGAAAATGGAGTGAGCTGGAGAACCTCGAAGACCCGTCTGCGTTATGGCGTATTCCCGCTGAGCGGATGAAAATGCGCAAGGAGCACTTGGTCCCGCTTTCTCGACAGGCAGTCGAAGTTATCCGGGAGCTCCGTCGCCTGTCAGGCATTAGCGACTTTATGTTCCCGTCACCGGGTAAGGAGGGCTACATGTCCAATAATACGATGCTCTACGCATTGTATCGGCTTGGCTATCATGGGAGGGCGACGACGCATGGTTTTAGATCGCTCGCCTCGACAATCTTAAACGAGCACAATTTCAATCGTGATTGGATTGAACGACAGCTCGCGCATGTCGAACGAAACGAAGTTCGTCGTGCGTACAATGCGGCGGAATGGTTGCAAGATCGCCGCGATATGATGCAGTGGTGGGCGGATTACCTCGACAGATTCGCTATGACCGAGACGAAAGCAGCTTAA
- a CDS encoding GAF domain-containing protein, which yields MPDAITDDTGTLLPMDREHAICNYVVANDETLVISDIERDPRFVDNEMVEQWNMRFYAGAPPTVWYLRVSPSRLIILISLVKKARSGHCRIGD from the coding sequence TTGCCGGATGCCATCACCGACGATACAGGCACGCTGCTGCCGATGGACCGCGAACACGCGATCTGCAACTACGTAGTAGCCAACGACGAGACGCTGGTGATTTCGGATATCGAGCGCGATCCGCGCTTTGTCGATAACGAGATGGTCGAGCAATGGAACATGCGTTTCTACGCCGGCGCGCCGCCGACGGTCTGGTATCTTCGGGTGTCCCCTTCCAGGCTGATTATCTTAATCAGCCTGGTCAAGAAAGCCCGGTCAGGTCACTGTCGCATCGGTGATTAA